The Theileria orientalis strain Shintoku DNA, chromosome 3, complete genome genome window below encodes:
- a CDS encoding uncharacterized protein (protein of unknown function DUF529 repeat containing protein), translated as MDKCIIFKSLLLFLLLCYGKKFIDANESQKTKVLSQQDSSTSLSQKQSLSFPHAHLNSNQSAGSSSTTFSLVDDDEPREAAPRGGSTSGPNPQPRQRVSQTGGSQGAPKQVTISLDDDEDMKPQAQNQSQPQGQPQAQATRQVKAVPVDASASSSPQPRQRVAQTGASQGAPKQVSISLDDDEDMKPQAQNQSQPQGQPQAQATRQVKAVPVDASATSTPQPRQQPPKQGPAPDQGSRQIKAIPVAAAPIGNQPKQQTPTATATPSATASPSTSSPQTIKFLSDTDSTTDAESGTDIDLHDTHSPASPTEAKAQQDSKADKGTRDPVPQPEAPSKKPIVKPSRIDTIASAPLESDAGSDIDLSVPSPPAQPQAQVQQAQPQARPAQQPQPQSSPLQPQAQVQQPQAQARPAQPQAQQPQAQASPPQPQAQAQARPAQPQAQQPQAQASPPQPQAQVQQPQAQARPAQPQAQQPQAQASPPQPQAQVQQPQAQARPAQPQAQLPQAQARPAQPQAHPQIAAQFQPNRLNISEPVEITTSTPTNLISVNDRTKFSFEEYTYGFLFKFTNNNRCVELKYGGKEVWKYSANPENVYPKSICLRKDTPVILFEFEGCYYLYGCVENKFKFIHYDEFYAVYNKIKVITQHYGQLYTNNSKAYDVIHYGLMFEYRFKHNHLCTEVKYNDKVAWSYDNLLYGDNFPTVLYFDVISPIIMSVFIQNTPHVFINHNDEWKSPEEVMKMQDAPVLPSTLPATPSSPSLKSIPLASSGKTIEIVDSELEGPASVAPPRSTHDLPDTDVGSDIELADSASVIQTPKPAEPRRQRAPFIKPVQVQQPTTTTAFDEDGVDLNLTGDIEVTELRRPTRPKRDPEEGDFDEFLLEPKDLDEDTLFVHRQPVKLVSLDIQDTQTTRFINYSYDVITKTHIYTPKPSYSISEVKMDDYVFWKATNDNYGFGVIFIENLNNKPFLKVFIPEKEDLADEEKAQIIEKEIFERTGQKPSGPPEADDVLIPLEAPASEQEPHEQEDSTQKKMPILVDIKKKDSTEQYEYSKRNSECGMYTPKHNFIFKLVKAGRMIGSDVEIWCPESEDEYVSKVFIDLIGILSNTFNVTLFLVNGNVKHFTLLNDRWIEVDPATLLDISKTQSTYEYDVAKDERNDIVTFTPRGHFLFKGVKRTQGLTGLNKSVVDIWNAMSKCDFARKAVVKSTKKAEKYLLLYLIGGGYKLFYRSHKGKIWRDESTNLSSFNNLKTYGIDLDQESMDKVVTDKYLSLRMTDGLKIPVTLNIDNKKNTNEFYYLVNGPIVSYVPKHNIVFDNVVFKSNVFDVAIWNAADAYQYAYRVVMGNNPWNPYKKRSMALILLNGNFTFFEEFEDYVDWRNTTDTRYSLLNLKMYTMGRDMNGRYRQIESGEFKINSLAFLYGYTFNPGVECLEIRYRNLPIWKYSDNPRGGFPRGIYLNIANNGFYIKYFDRWMFVDMDIARAKYAKATPTVLKTQPETPKTYALSCPLLVTNIRVTTMIGDKPFVHNLTHFTLLEGYLVSTFDFIEKLIKVEYADKIVWKHKIIRYGTRYPNKLYFDHLGYLIVSFTDNWYYVYEYSVEMWKIVCKNEIDKPDDLPGMAIITDEVQPLLNEHPSFQIPSMPEPPEDVEQQHINFQAEVHRPTQPPVNLVPPADKSLITLDLQVLSDDRYEISYSENKVVYRARAPNLFRMVKSGNDILWQASRNEYPYKVIYKEVDGKDKLKVFFPTDESPILGKIRSERR; from the exons ATGGACAAATGTATCATTTTTAAGTCcttattgttatttttgttgttATGTTACGGAAAGAAATTCATAGACGCAAATGAAAGCCAAAAAACCAAAGTATTATCGCAACAAGACTCTTCTACAAGTTTATCGCAAAAACAAAGTTTAAGTTTTCCTCATGctcatttaaattctaATCAGAGCGCTGGATCGTCCTCAACTACTTTTAGTTTGGTTGATGACGATGAACCTCGAGAGGCAGCACCTAGGGGTGGTTCAACATCAGGACCAAATCCACAGCCCAGGCAACGAGTGTCTCAAACAGGAGGGTCTCAAGGTGCTCCAAAACAAGTAACAATATCACTCGATGACGACGAAGATATGAAGCCTCAGGCTCAAAATCAATCTCAACCTCAAGGACAACCACAGGCACAAGCTACAAGACAGGTCAAAGCTGTCCCCGTTGATGCATCTGCTTCCTCTAGCCCGCAGCCTAGACAACGAGTGGCTCAAACTGGAGCCTCTCAAGGTGCTCCAAAACAAGTTTCAATATCACTCGACGATGACGAAGATATGAAACCTCAGGCTCAAAATCAATCTCAACCTCAAGGACAACCACAGGCACAAGCTACAAGACAGGTCAAAGCTGTCCCCGTTGATGCATCTGCTACCTCTACCCCGCAGCCTAGACAACAGCCACCAAAACAAGGTCCGGCTCCAGATCAGGGCTCAAGGCAAATTAAAGCCATTCCGGTTGCAGCAGCTCCAATCGGCAATCAACCTAAACAACAGACTCCAACTGCAACTGCAACTCCATCTGCAACTGCCTCTCCTTCTACAAGTTCTCCTCAAACCATTAAGTTTTTGAGTGATACTGACTCAACAACTGATGCGGAAAGCGGGACGGATATTGACCTTCACGATACTCACTCTCCTGCTAGTCCCACTGAAGCTAAGGCTCAACAGGATTCCAAGGCTGATAAAGGAACGCGAGACCCAGTACCCCAACCTGAAGCACCTTCTAAAAAACCAATTGTTAAGCCGTCGAGAATTGATACTATTGCCTCAGCTCCACTCGAATCTGATGCTGGAAGCGATATAGACCTCTCAGTTCCAAGTCCTCCAGCGCAACCCCAAGCTCAAGTCCAACAGGCACAGCCACAGGCCCGTCCTGCTCAACAGCCTCAGCCTCAATCAAGTCCACTGCAACCTCAAGCTCAAGTCCAACAGCCTCAGGCACAGGCCCGTCCTGCTCAACCTCAAGCTCAACAGCCGCAGGCTCAAGCAAGTCCACCGCAACCTCAAGCTCAA GCACAGGCCCGTCCTGCTCAACCTCAAGCTCAACAGCCGCAGGCTCAAGCAAGTCCACCGCAACCTCAAGCTCAAGTCCAACAGCCTCAGGCACAGGCCCGTCCTGCTCAACCTCAAGCTCAACAGCCGCAGGCTCAAGCAAGTCCACCGCAACCTCAAGCTCAAGTCCAACAGCCTCAGGCACAGGCCCGTCCTGCTCAACCTCAAGCTCAACTGCCCCAGGCTCAAGCAAGACCAGCGCAACCTCAAGCTCATCCACAAATAGCCGCTCAATTTCAACCAAACAGGCTTAACATTTCAGAACCTGTCGAAATTACAACTTCCACGCCAACAAATCTAATTTCTGTAAACGACCGAACCAAATTTTCTTTCGAAGAGTACACGTATGGGTTCCTGTTTAAGTTCACCAACAATAACAGATGCGTGGAACTTAAATACGGAGGTAAGGAGGTATGGAAATACAGCGCAAATCCTGAAAACGTTTATCCTAAGTCTATATGTTTGCGTAAAGACACCCCTGTGATTCTGTTCGAGTTCGAAGGCTGCTACTACCTCTACGGGTGCGTAGAAAACAAGTTCAAGTTCATACACTACGACGAGTTCTATGCCGTGTACAACAAGATAAAAGTGATTACTCAGCACTACGGACAATTGTACACCAACAACTCCAAGGCCTACGACGTCATTCACTACGGCCTGATGTTTGAGTACAGATTTAAGCACAACCACCTGTGCACGGAGGTAAAGTACAACGATAAGGTGGCCTGGAGCTATGATAACCTTCTATACGGAGACAACTTCCCAACGGTTCTCTATTTCGATGTAATTTCGCCGATCATCATGAGTGTTTTCATTCAAAATACTCCGCACGTTTTTATCAATCACAACGATGAGTGGAAGAGCCCTGAGGAGGTTATGAAAATGCAGGACGCGCCAGTTCTGCCGTCTACCTTGCCAGCAACACCCAGTTCTCCTTCCCTAAAGTCGATTCCTCTGGCTTCCTCCGGTAAAACAATTGAAATCGTCGATTCTGAATTGGAAGGTCCGGCCTCGGTTGCCCCTCCTCGATCGACACACGATCTACCAGACACAGATGTTGGAAGTGACATTGAATTGGCTGATTCTGCGTCCGTTATACAGACTCCAAAACCAGCTGAGCCTAGAAGGCAAAGAGCGCCATTCATAAAGCCTGTTCAAGTACAACAACCTACCACAACTACTGCATTCGACGAAGACGGCGTAGATTTAAATCTCACTGGCGACATTGAGGTTACAGAGTTGCGTCGTCCTACTCGGCCCAAACGAGACCCGGAAGAGGGTGATTTCGATGAATTCCTCCTAGAGCCTAAAGACCTCGACGAAGACACACTCTTTGTACACAGGCAGCCTGTTAAACTAGTGTCCCTCGACATCCAAGATACGCAAACGACGAGATTCATCAATTACTCCTACGACGTAATCACGAAAACGCATATTTATACGCCCAAACCGTCATATTCCATTAGTGAAGTGAAGATGGACGACTACGTCTTTTGGAAGGCGACCAACGATAATTACGGCTTTGGAGTCATTTTTATCGAAAACTTGAACAATAAGCCGTTTCTTAAGGTGTTCATTCCCGAAAAGGAAGACCTCGCGGACGAAGAAAAGGCACAAATTATTGAGAAAGAGATCTTTGAGCGTACGGGTCAAAAGCCCAGTGGACCACCCGAAGCAGACGACGTCTTGATTCCTCTTGAAGCGCCAGCTTCTGAGCAGGAACCTCACGAGCAAGAGGACTCAACCCAAAAGAAAATGCCAATTCTGGTCGATATTAAGAAGAAGGACTCGACAGAGCAGTACGAGTACTCGAAAAGGAATTCAGAGTGTGGTATGTACACGCCGAAGCACAACTTCATATTCAAGCTGGTTAAGGCCGGACGCATGATCGGCTCTGACGTGGAGATTTGGTGCCCAGAGTCAGAAGATGAGTACGTTTCCAAGGTCTTCATCGATCTGATCGGCATCCTGTCGAACACGTTCAACGTGACGCTCTTCCTCGTCAACGGGAACGTGAAGCACTTCACGCTCCTTAACGACAGGTGGATTGAGGTGGACCCGGCAACGCTGCTTGACATCTCGAAGACGCAATCCACCTACGAGTACGATGTTGCAAAGGACGAAAGGAATGACATTGTCACATTCACGCCGAGGGGACACTTCCTGTTCAAGGGAGTCAAGAGGACCCAGGGACTAACTGGACTTAACAAGTCAGTCGTGGACATTTGGAACGCCATGAGCAAGTGCGACTTCGCAAGGAAGGCAGTCGTCAAGAGCACCAAAAAAGCGGAAAAGTACCTTCTCCTGTACCTCATAGGCGGAGGCTACAAGTTGTTCTATAGGTCGCACAAGGGAAAAATTTGGCGTGACGAGTCCACGAACCTGTCCTCTTTTAACAACCTCAAGACGTACGGAATCGACCTCGACCAGGAGTCAATGGACAAGGTCGTCACCGACAAGTACCTGTCGCTGCGTATGACCGACGGCCTGAAGATTCCTGTCACGCTCAACATCGATAACAAGAAGAACACCAACGAGTTCTACTACTTGGTCAACGGCCCTATCGTGTCGTACGTCCCGAAACACAACATCGTGTTCGACAACGTGGTCTTCAAGTCAAACGTGTTCGACGTCGCGATTTGGAACGCAGCGGACGCATACCAGTACGCCTACAGAGTGGTGATGGGAAACAACCCCTGGAACCCCTACAAGAAGAGAAGCATGGCCCTGATTCTCCTCAACGGCAACTTCACGTTCTTCGAAGAGTTCGAGGACTACGTCGACTGGAGAAACACTACGGACACGCGCTACTCGCTCCTGAACCTTAAGATGTACACTATGGGCCGGGACATGAACGGCCGATACAGGCAAATTGAGTCGGGCGAGTTCAAGATTAACTCCCTGGCATTCCTCTACGGGTACACCTTCAACCCTGGCGTCGAGTGTCTGGAAATCAGGTACCGCAACCTCCCGATCTGGAAGTACAGCGACAACCCGCGCGGAGGCTTCCCGAGAGGGATCTACCTGAACATCGCGAACAACGGCTTCTACATCAAGTACTTCGACCGCTGGATGTTCGTGGACATGGACATTGCGAGAGCCAAGTACGCTAAAGCGACCCCAACGGTCCTGAAGACGCAGCCTGAGACCCCGAAAACTTACGCCCTCTCGTGCCCGCTTCTCGTGACCAACATCAGAGTGACCACGATGATTGGAGATAAGCCCTTCGTGCACAACCTGACTCACTTCACCCTGCTCGAAGGATACCTCGTGTCGACCTTCGACTTCATCGAAAAACTGATTAAGGTCGAGTACGCCGATAAGATCGTGTGGAAGCACAAGATTATAAGGTATGGAACGCGCTACCCTAATAAACTCTACTTTGACCACCTGGGCTACCTAATAGTGTCATTCACTGACAACTGGTACTACGTCTACGAGTACAGCGTCGAAATGTGGAAAATCGTATGCAAAAACGAAATTGATAAGCCGGACGACCTGCCTGGAATGGCGATAATTACGGACGAAGTGCAGCCCCTCTTGAATGAACACCCATCTTTCCAAATCCCTTCTATGCCAGAACCTCCTGAGGATGTTGAGCAGCAGCACATTAACTTCCAAGCCGAAGTGCACAGACCAACTCAACCACCAGTGAACTTAGTGCCACCGGCTGACAAAAGCCTAATCACACTGGACCTGCAAGTGTTATCAGACGACAGATATGAAATTTCCTACTCGGAAAACAAAGTTGTTTACAGAGCCAGGGCTCCCAATTTGTTCCGCATGGTTAAGAGCGGCAATGATATTCTATGGCAGGCAAGCCGAAACGAATATCCCTATAAAGTAATTTACAAGGAGGTGGACGGCAAGGATAAGCTGAAGGTGTTTTTCCCAACAGACGAGAGTCCAATTCTGGGAAAAATAAGAAGCGAACGACGATAG
- a CDS encoding uncharacterized protein (ABC transporter related domain containing protein): MNKPSVDKSVKLDEDPNPTFWESEPYLKSDFKNKRENGYSYYDDATIFRYLFYHWFDKWALALSIKYLEPYKLHPLQASDQILKWEPTFSKHVSDGLARLDLYEATKSSKNPVKPYRSLLLRAILLTSWKKSFVLFFALVVGNVLSLSISILIEKLLHIVNSHSIHVAKTLLLLLAIVGFQILDGLLLENVNFYVYRMIYTLHYLYGIVPYRHAISHRRLYFNNVNGSNPLNTCNEVLHSCSPESQCPKNPLFCPSLRYHNKEMTPKIFTYVFYDSYYIAMAFESTKFIVQFLANFIYGVYLLSRHVKANLWMLYLTGALFLVFMVFLEIFNAYIYKLILFMRDYKVTKYTNILGSLSNIKKMLLDDIGFNIITRTRNDELSLIFIKILITFINMCLYSTSINISFYIIKMYFVKSVNDAGVVTDINTAGFMTTFYIYTRIVTSMFLIPRAISIVGMAYASYRRLNKYLSGCSPNFYVADNKFTGSANVSSNLAQVTNELPNDVVVYFKDASFTWVYTRDDLINKNFDTHLKNINFELKRGEIAIVTGSKGSGKSNFIKSMLGEMTLVGGSMAVVPLHTSMPIFYASQDIFLQKGTIRSNIVFGHRFDEYLYNTVLSAVELDNDISTWDKRDLRTVSDNALSLSGGQRVRMELARAVYAYLVFHHVNKQYNGSQCSFLMCLDASFHGLDPYVSKTIFNNLFNVKSGLLVKEDLSVVLTSSKQNLDTCTQSCDPAQFPNVAIYNVKNKELHFLSNLSDFIKNKKHEGDFKYLTSAKAGPYTLSCLNNDMLTLCASGSNARSGRPEVIKELYKEPFVKYVKEHFGNARFNPYFVFMKPALVSFAIYILLTVALNTMDYVKLVLSTNLSDYITKNINDHNKGIIVDLAEIKSRSNSALKVTIMFVSVIITLSFLATVALTAGSIVSCRKLHEYSLNVIFNYSSALVKIKKQFSQVITFLYGDLMMTDDITGFCISLLLFSLIQTIINIFTLFYLIPISIPFILLTVVIIYFYILKRYIQTAVYLNFGFMESLTQMNSVIERSISGWSVYRSYNRNSDLLGNFLEHRDYNARTKFLFAAAVSWSTILCTWIFSLTTFVILVLPIILDRYTNYKMTVGYFGLALSLCTNVIKSFSNFSFMYACTQMVISSIDRFRYFIPLGKKLKFDKSPNTHEEYLVNPVNKQVSDMDKKQLLRRRAIEFKAENKKFYVLRKLFFSPKLTLLDVGRYLSPEHSGVELKDVCVYTSPLLTPESMILKHLTVTAHRSEIIGMVGRTGAGKTTLLSVFNNTVSNRVGHVLLDGKDLNDIPKVVLRQVIGVLPQLPFVFKGWTIRRFLDPRKLFTDDQINVALSKCGLSEFVNGLPGGKNLDTVLSPEQPLLYYNKSKAFQLRLLEFRKSKSLELAKSGDDSDMLLSNNQLRTLSLARLVLYRRFFRIIIVDEPPEEDSEKANVRKDDLSVAIYDLLPKNFSHCTTFVTAHDVNVLKSCTSVWVIHEGCVVKTCKASDVSANESIAPIIEQYVKRI, from the coding sequence ATGAACAAACCTTCTGTAGATAAATCCGTAAAGCTCGACGAGGATCCGAATCCCACTTTCTGGGAGAGTGAACCTTATCTCAAATCAGATTTTAAGAACAAAAGGGAAAATGGATACAGTTATTATGATGATGCGACAATTTTCAGGTATTTGTTCTACCACTGGTTTGACAAATGGGCCTTGGCACTCTCAATAAAGTATCTAGAGCCTTATAAGCTACACCCTTTGCAGGCTTCAGACCAGATTTTAAAGTGGGAACCAACTTTTTCTAAACATGTTAGCGACGGATTGGCGCGATTGGACCTGTACGAGGCCACGAAGTCCAGTAAGAACCCCGTTAAACCATACAGGTCTCTTCTGCTCCGCGCAATTCTACTAACGTCGTGGAAAAAGTCGTTCGTTTTGTTTTTTGCACTCGTTGTAGGAAACGTTTTGAGCCTTAGCATATCCATTTTAATCGAAAAATTGTTACATATCGTAAACAGCCATTCAATCCATGTGGCGAAAACATTATTGTTGCTGCTAGCCATCGTGGGATTTCAGATATTGGACGGACTTCTCCTcgaaaatgttaatttcTATGTGTACAGGATGATATACACGTTGCATTACCTGTACGGCATCGTCCCTTATCGACACGCTATTTCTCACAGGCGCCTGTACtttaacaatgtaaatggCTCCAACCCGTTGAACACGTGCAACGAGGTACTACACAGCTGTTCGCCAGAGTCACAGTGCCCGAAAAACCCATTGTTCTGCCCATCGCTCCGCTATCATAACAAGGAAATGACACCCAAAATATTCACGTACGTGTTCTACGACTCGTATTACATCGCCATGGCATTCGAGTCCACCAAGTTCATAGTACAATTCCTCGCGAATTTCATATACGGAGTATATCTCCTATCGAGACACGTCAAGGCTAATTTATGGATGTTGTACCTCACCGGGGCTTTGttccttgtttttatgGTTTTCCTCGAGATTTTTAACGcatacatatacaagtTAATCCTGTTCATGAGAGATTATAAAGTAACGAAGTACACAAATATCCTTGGCTCACTAAGTAATATTAAGAAGATGTTGTTAGACGACATtggttttaatattattactcGGACCAGGAACGACGAGCTTtcgttaatttttattaagaTTCTAATCACGTTCATCAACATGTGTCTGTACAGCACCTCCATTAACATCtcattttacattattaaaatgtactTTGTGAAGTCCGTTAATGATGCGGGTGTTGTTACCGATATTAACACTGCAGGATTCATGACAacgttttatatatacacgaGAATTGTCACCtcaatgtttttaattccGAGGGCCATAAGCATTGTCGGAATGGCATACGCCTCCTATAGAAGGTTAAACAAGTATCTCTCTGGATGTTCACCTAATTTCTATGTCgctgataataaatttactggCTCAGCCAATGTCAGCTCAAACTTAGCTCAGGTCACTAACGAGCTCCCCAATGACGTTGTAGTCTACTTCAAGGACGCTTCATTCACATGGGTCTACACACGTGATGACCttattaacaaaaattttgacacacatttgaaaaatataaactttgAGTTGAAACGGGGCGAAATAGCCATTGTCACCGGTTCCAAAGGATCAggtaaatcaaattttatcaaatcaaTGCTTGGTGAGATGACCCTGGTTGGGGGTTCTATGGCTGTTGTACcattacacacatcaatGCCCATATTTTATGCCTCACAGGATATATTTCTACAAAAGGGTACTATTAGATCCAACATTGTATTTGGTCATCGTTTTGATGAATATTTGTACAACACCGTTTTGAGTGCAGTTGAACTTGATAACGACATATCTACATGGGATAAGCGTGACCTTAGGACTGTATCTGATAATGCACTTTCACTTAGTGGCGGTCAACGTGTAAGAATGGAGTTGGCTCGTGCAGTATATGCTTATTTGGTGTTCCATCACGTCAACAAACAGTACAACGGCAGCCAGTGTTCGTTCTTGATGTGTTTGGACGCATCGTTCCATGGTCTCGACCCCTACGTGTCcaaaactatattcaataacctgtttaacgtTAAATCCGGCTTACTAGTGAAAGAAGATTTATCCGTTGTTTTGACCTCGTCGAAACAGAATCTGGATACGTGCACCCAGTCTTGTGACCCAGCCCAATTCCCAAACGTAGCAATTTATAACGTTAAAAACAAGGAGTTGCACTTCTTATCTAATCTTAGTGACTTTATCAAGAACAAGAAGCACGAAGGCGACTTCAAGTATCTAACGTCTGCTAAAGCCGGCCCTTACACCCTGAGCTGTCTAAACAACGATATGCTTACTCTGTGCGCATCAGGCTCAAATGCCAGATCAGGCCGCCCCGAAGTTATCAAAGAGCTCTACAAAGAGccatttgtaaaatacgtCAAAGAACACTTCGGAAACGCCAGGTTTAACCCGTATTTTGTGTTCATGAAGCCCGCATTGGTATCTTTCGcaatttacatattacTGACGGTGGCATTAAATACCATGGATTACGTTAAACTAGTTTTGTCGACCAACTTATCAGACTACATCACCAAAAACATCAACGACCACAACAAGGGGATCATAGTCGACCTCGCAGAGATTAAATCACGTAGTAATTCGGCACTGAAAGTGACGATAATGTTTGTTTCAGTTATCATCACATTGTCGTTTTTGGCCACAGTAGCACTTACAGCAGGCTCTATCGTATCATGTCGCAAGCTTCACGAGTATTCCCTCAACGTAATTTTCAACTACAGTTCAGCcttagttaaaataaagaagcaATTTAGTCAAGTTATCACCTTCCTGTACGGAGACCTTATGATGACTGATGATATTACTGGATTTTGCATTTCATTGTTGCTGTTTTCATTAATTCAGACTAtcataaacatttttacGTTGTTTTACTTGATTCCCATCTCCATACCGTTCATCCTTCTCACTGTGGTCATTATATacttttacattttaaagaGGTATATTCAGACTGCAGTCTATTTGAACTTTGGGTTCATGGAATCGCTCACCCAAATGAACTCTGTGATTGAGCGTTCTATTTCAGGATGGTCTGTGTACAGAAGCTACAATAGAAATTCAGATTTGCTAGGAAATTTCCTGGAACACAGGGACTATAATGCTAGAACCAAGTTCCTTTTTGCCGCCGCCGTTTCGTGGTCAACAATATTGTGTACTTGGATTTTCTCATTAACCACATTCGTTATACTGGTTCTACCTATTATTCTTGACAGGTACACGAATTACAAGATGACTGTCGGCTATTTCGGCCTAGCGCTATCGCTGTGTACTAACGTGATCAAGTCGTTCAGCAACTTTTCGTTTATGTACGCCTGCACTCAAATGGTCATCAGCTCTATTGATCGGTTTAGATATTTCATTCCTCTGGGtaaaaaacttaaattcGATAAAAGCCCCAACACTCATGAAGAATACCTAGTTAATCCTGTGAATAAACAGGTTAGTGACATGGATAAGAAACAATTGTTAAGGAGAAGGGCTATTGAGTTCAAGGCCGAAAACAAAAAGTTCTATGTATTGAGGAAGCTTTTCTTTAGTCCTAAGTTGACTCTTCTTGATGTTGGTCGCTACCTGTCTCCAGAACATTCCGGTGTTGAGCTGAAAgatgtttgtgtatatacttCTCCTCTTCTCACTCCAGAGAGTATGATTTTGAAACACCTCACGGTCACAGCCCATCGGTCTGAAATAATCGGCATGGTTGGCAGAACAGGTGCTGGTAAGACAACTTTGTTGTCAGTATTTAATAACACGGTTTCTAATAGAGTTGGCCATGTATTATTGGATGGTAaagatttaaatgatattcCCAAGGTTGTCCTTCGACAGGTTATAGGTGTGTTACCACAACTGCCTTTCGTCTTCAAGGGATGGACCATTCGTAGATTCCTCGATCCCAGAAAGTTGTTCACAGACGATCAGATTAACGTAGCATTGAGCAAATGTGGACTTTCTGAATTCGTTAATGGCCTTCCTGGGGGTAAAAATTTGGATACTGTTCTATCGCCAGAGCAACCTCTTCTATACTACAATAAATCAAAAGCTTTCCAACTCAGATTGTTGGAATTTAGGAAATCCAAGTCCCTCGAATTGGCTAAATCTGGAGATGATAGTGACATGTTACTGTCAAACAACCAGCTCAGAACCCTTTCACTGGCCAGATTAGTTCTATATAGGCGTTTTTTTAGAATAATTATTGTAGATGAGCCTCCCGAGGAAGATTCCGAAAAAGCAAATGTCAGAAAGGATGACCTTTCAGTTGCAATTTACGATCTATTGCCGAAAAACTTTAGCCATTGTACCACGTTCGTCACAGCACACGATGTTAACGTATTAAAATCTTGTACCTCTGTATGGGTGATACATGAGGGTTGTGTAGTTAAAACTTGTAAAGCCAGTGATGTATCAGCAAATGAGTCAATTGCACCAATTATAGAGCAATACGTGAAAAGGATTTAA